In one window of Gossypium hirsutum isolate 1008001.06 chromosome A01, Gossypium_hirsutum_v2.1, whole genome shotgun sequence DNA:
- the LOC107934124 gene encoding protein DETOXIFICATION 33 isoform X2, with protein sequence MASLEVEEKPSEVKQNAIWGESKKMWAIAGPAILVSVSQFSIGFVTVAFAGHLGELELAAVTITTNVIEGFVFGIMLGMGSALETLCGQAVGAGQHNMLGIYLQRSWIITGITALCLTPCYLLATPILNLLRQDKAISELAGKYCKMVIPQFFAYAMNFPIQKFLQSQTKVWVMTIISIIGLGCHVLLNWALVTKLEFGLLGAAMAGNISWWLQVIAMVIYVVAGFFPDSWTGLSLLAFKSLWGFVKLSLASAVMLCLELWYFTAIILMVGYLKDPTLAVDSISICLNLQLWTSMVTLGFNIAASVRVSNELGAGRPKAAKFSIVVVVLTSLAVGVIFMAIILATKHDFPKLFTDKQLVIKAASKLGYFLAATIFLNSILPVLHRKEWQ encoded by the exons ATGGCTTCACTGGAAGTAGAAGAAAAGCCATCGGAAGTAAAGCAAAATGCCATATGGGGTGAATCAAAGAAGATGTGGGCTATTGCAGGCCCTGCGATTTTGGTATCGGTCTCTCAGTTCTCTATCGGTTTCGTCACCGTCGCCTTTGCCGGTCATTTGGGCGAGCTCGAACTCGCTGCGGTCACCATAACAACGAACGTGATCGAGGGCTTCGTTTTCGGTATCAtg TTAGGAATGGGAAGTGCACTCGAGACACTATGCGGTCAAGCCGTCGGCGCCGGCCAACACAACATGCTCGGAATCTACCTCCAACGATCATGGATCATTACCGGAATAACCGCTTTATGTCTAACACCATGTTACCTCCTCGCCACACCGATACTAAATCTACTCCGACAAGACAAAGCCATATCAGAACTGGCCGGAAAATATTGCAAGATGGTGATCCCTCAATTCTTCGCTTACGCCATGAATTTTCCAATTCAAAAGTTCCTTCAATCCCAAACCAAAGTCTGGGTTATGACAATAATATCAATTATCGGCTTGGGTTGTCATGTTTTGTTGAATTGGGCTTTGGTAACAAAGCTTGAGTTTGGTTTACTCGGTGCAGCCATGGCCGGCAATATTTCATGGTGGCTTCAAGTTATAGCAATGGTGATTTACGTGGTTGCTGGGTTTTTTCCAGATTCATGGACGGGTCTTTCATTGTTGGCGTTTAAATCATTGTGGGGTTTTGTTAAATTATCGCTTGCATCTGCTGTAATGTTATG CTTGGAGCTATGGTATTTTACGGCAATTATTCTGATGGTGGGGTATTTAAAAGATCCTACACTTGCTGTAGATTCCATTTCAATCTG CTTGAACTTGCAACTTTGGACATCAATGGTTACATTGGGTTTCAACATAGCAGCAAG TGTTCGGGTGTCCAACGAACTCGGAGCTGGACGTCCAAAAGCCGCGAAATTCTCGATCGTGGTGGTTGTGTTAACATCTTTGGCAGTCGGAGTTATTTTCATGGCGATTATTCTAGCAACCAAACATGATTTTCCGAAGTTGTTCACCGACAAACAGCTGGTTATAAAGGCGGCGTCGAAGCTTGGGTATTTTCTTGCAGCAACAATCTTCCTCAATAGCATTTTACCTGTTCTGCATCGTAAA GAGTGGCAGTAG
- the LOC107934124 gene encoding protein DETOXIFICATION 33 isoform X1, with translation MASLEVEEKPSEVKQNAIWGESKKMWAIAGPAILVSVSQFSIGFVTVAFAGHLGELELAAVTITTNVIEGFVFGIMLGMGSALETLCGQAVGAGQHNMLGIYLQRSWIITGITALCLTPCYLLATPILNLLRQDKAISELAGKYCKMVIPQFFAYAMNFPIQKFLQSQTKVWVMTIISIIGLGCHVLLNWALVTKLEFGLLGAAMAGNISWWLQVIAMVIYVVAGFFPDSWTGLSLLAFKSLWGFVKLSLASAVMLCLELWYFTAIILMVGYLKDPTLAVDSISICLNLQLWTSMVTLGFNIAASVRVSNELGAGRPKAAKFSIVVVVLTSLAVGVIFMAIILATKHDFPKLFTDKQLVIKAASKLGYFLAATIFLNSILPVLHRVAVGAGWQAYVGLINITCYYLLGIPVGALLGFKFKLRVQGIWFGMLIGTVLQTTILLFVMLRATWRKEAVQAEERLRTWGGPTETPNISLESNSAG, from the exons ATGGCTTCACTGGAAGTAGAAGAAAAGCCATCGGAAGTAAAGCAAAATGCCATATGGGGTGAATCAAAGAAGATGTGGGCTATTGCAGGCCCTGCGATTTTGGTATCGGTCTCTCAGTTCTCTATCGGTTTCGTCACCGTCGCCTTTGCCGGTCATTTGGGCGAGCTCGAACTCGCTGCGGTCACCATAACAACGAACGTGATCGAGGGCTTCGTTTTCGGTATCAtg TTAGGAATGGGAAGTGCACTCGAGACACTATGCGGTCAAGCCGTCGGCGCCGGCCAACACAACATGCTCGGAATCTACCTCCAACGATCATGGATCATTACCGGAATAACCGCTTTATGTCTAACACCATGTTACCTCCTCGCCACACCGATACTAAATCTACTCCGACAAGACAAAGCCATATCAGAACTGGCCGGAAAATATTGCAAGATGGTGATCCCTCAATTCTTCGCTTACGCCATGAATTTTCCAATTCAAAAGTTCCTTCAATCCCAAACCAAAGTCTGGGTTATGACAATAATATCAATTATCGGCTTGGGTTGTCATGTTTTGTTGAATTGGGCTTTGGTAACAAAGCTTGAGTTTGGTTTACTCGGTGCAGCCATGGCCGGCAATATTTCATGGTGGCTTCAAGTTATAGCAATGGTGATTTACGTGGTTGCTGGGTTTTTTCCAGATTCATGGACGGGTCTTTCATTGTTGGCGTTTAAATCATTGTGGGGTTTTGTTAAATTATCGCTTGCATCTGCTGTAATGTTATG CTTGGAGCTATGGTATTTTACGGCAATTATTCTGATGGTGGGGTATTTAAAAGATCCTACACTTGCTGTAGATTCCATTTCAATCTG CTTGAACTTGCAACTTTGGACATCAATGGTTACATTGGGTTTCAACATAGCAGCAAG TGTTCGGGTGTCCAACGAACTCGGAGCTGGACGTCCAAAAGCCGCGAAATTCTCGATCGTGGTGGTTGTGTTAACATCTTTGGCAGTCGGAGTTATTTTCATGGCGATTATTCTAGCAACCAAACATGATTTTCCGAAGTTGTTCACCGACAAACAGCTGGTTATAAAGGCGGCGTCGAAGCTTGGGTATTTTCTTGCAGCAACAATCTTCCTCAATAGCATTTTACCTGTTCTGCATC GAGTGGCAGTAGGGGCAGGATGGCAAGCATATGTTGGGTTAATCAACATTACTTGCTATTATCTACTTGGAATTCCGGTAGGAGCTTTGCTAGGTTTCAAATTTAAGCTGAGGGTGCAAGGGATTTGGTTCGGTATGCTGATCGGAACCGTCCTTCAAACCACCATCCTACTCTTTGTAATGCTCCGAGCCACTTGGCGAAAAGAG GCGGTGCAAGCAGAAGAGCGATTAAGAACGTGGGGTGGACCGACTGAGACTCCAAACATTTCGTTGGAATCTAATTCTGCTGGCTAA
- the LOC107934129 gene encoding uncharacterized protein: MNSSVEFIEYDSERVLKISGKINPMNIVKKVEKWGKKAEVLSLQQSLNSTDSVHHESKSEIHNDDCCHCDLISDSDFENQDSEVCVSNESNPNITLNKQSRKSKPKKGCLWLFGLFCKKKSDEVTLSREPSMANGPLKWQFPRIPMLEYGGPRPYYQPFQSCYPPMMGRPLGPSYYPFSVMRSPPRYGVFNSRPPLKVNPMIHYTSYADNYSPW; the protein is encoded by the exons ATGAATTCAA gTGTGGAGTTTATCGAATATGATTCGGAGAGAGTGTTAAAAATTTCCGGGAAAATAAATCCAATGAATATTGTGAAGAAGGTTGAAAAATGGGGTAAAAAGGCCGAGGTTTTGTCTTTGCAACAATCCCTTAATAGCACTGATAGTGTCCATCATGAATCAAAATCCGAAATTCACAATGATGATTGTTGTCATTGTGATTTGATTTCCGATTCCGATTTTGAAAATCAAGATAGTGAAGTTTGTGTATCGAACGAGAGTAACCCCAATATCACTTTGAACAAGCAAAGCAGAAAGAGTAAACCCAAGAAAGGGTGCCTTTGGTTGTTCGGGTTGTTTTGTAAAAAGAAGTCGGACGAGGTAACTCTGTCGAGGGAACCTTCGATGGCTAATGGACCATTGAAATGGCAATTTCCGAGGATACCAATGTTAGAATATGGTGGCCCTAGGCCATACTATCAGCCGTTTCAGTCTTGTTATCCGCCGATGATGGGAAGGCCATTGGGACCTTCATATTATCCTTTTTCGGTTATGCGATCACCGCCACGGTACGGTGTTTTCAACTCTCGGCCACCGCTGAAAGTTAACCCTATGATTCATTATACTAGTTATGCAGACAATTATAGTCCATGGTAG
- the LOC107934150 gene encoding serine/threonine-protein kinase TOR has product MAVTLQSLRFCGLAASGPAGGSFEALNRILADLCTRGNPKEGTSLALKKHVEEEARDLSGEAFSRFMDQLYDRISSLLESNDVAQNMGALRAIDELIDVALGENASKVSRFSNYMRTVFETKRDPEILVLSSKVLGHLARAGGAMTADEVEFQVKTALQWLRGDRIEYRRFAAVLILKEMAENASTVFNVHVPEFVDAIWVALRDPTLAVRERAVEALRACLRVIEKRETRWRVQWYYRMFEATQDGLGKNAPIHSIHGSLLAVGELLRNTGEFMMSRYREVAEIVLRYLEHRDRLVRLSITSLLPRIAHFLRDRFVTNYLTICMNHILTVLRIPAERASGFIALGEMAGALDGELVHYLPTITSHLRDAIAPRRGRPSLEALACVGNIAKAMGPAMESHVRGLLDIMFSAGLSPTLVEALEQITVSIPSLLPTIQDRLLDCISLVLSKSHYFQARPAVARGTATNIPQPVAELSGSAHVQLALQTLARFNFKGHELLEFARGSVVRYLDDEDGATRKDAALCCCKLVANSFSDITSSQFGSGRSSRAGGKRRRLIEELVEKLLIAAVADADVTVRHSIFSSLHGNRGFDDFLAQADSLSAVFAALNDEDFDVREYAISVAGRLSEKNPAYVLPALRRHLIQLLTYLGQSADNKCREESAKLLGCLIRNCERLILPYIAPVHKALVARLLEGTGVNANNGFISGVLVTVGDLARVGGFAMREYISELMPLIVEALLDGAAVTKREVAVATLGQVVQSTGYVIAPYNEYPQLLGLLLKLLNGELVWSTRREVLKVLGIMGALDPHAHKRNQQSLSGSHGDVTHAASDSGQHIPSSMDELPMDLWPSFATSEDYYSTVAINSLMRILRDPSLASYHQKVVGSLMFIFKSMVLGCVPYLPKVLHDLFQIVRTCDDHLKDFITWKLGTLVSIVRQHIRKYLPELLSLISELWSLFSLPASTRPSRGFPVLHLVEQLCLALNDEFRKYLPAILPCCIQVLSDAERCNDYTYVLDILHTLEVFGGTLDEHMHLLLPALIRLFKVDGSVEIRRAAIRTLTRLIPCVQVTGHISSLVHHLKIVLDGKNDELRKDAVDALCCLAHALGEDFTIFIPSIHKLLLRHRLQHKEFEEIEGRLRRREPLIVGSTAAQRLSRRPPVEVVSDPLNDMENDPYEEGNDVQKHPRGHQVNDGRLRTAGEASQRSTKEDWAEWMRHFSIELLKESPSPALRTCARLAQLQPFVGRELFAAGFVSCWSQLNESSQRQLVRSLEMAFSSPNIPPEILATLLNLAEFMERDERPLPIDIRLLAALAEKCRAFAKALHYKEMEFEGARSKKMDANPVAVVEALIHINNQLHQHEAAVGILTNAQQYLDVQLKESWYEKLQRWDDALKAYTAKATQASSPHLVLEATLGRMRCLAALARWEELNNLCKEYWTPAEPSARLEMAPMAANAAWNMGEWDQMAEYVSRLDDGDETKLRALGNTAATGDGSSNGTFFRAVLLVRRGKYDEAREYVERARKCLATELAALVLESYERAYSNMVRVQQLSELEEVIDYCTLPMGNPVAEGRRALIRNMWTERIQGAKRNVEVWQVLLAVRALVLPPTEDIETWLKFASLCRQNGRISQARSTLIKLLQYDPETAPENVRYHGPPQVMLAYLKYQWSLGDDLKRKEAFSRLQNLARELSISPNIQSIPSTASMNGTSANVPLLARVYLKLGAWQWTLSSPGLDDDSIQEILSAFRNATQFAPKWAKAWHAWALFNTAVMSHYARGLQTIASQFVVSAVNGYFHSIACAANAKGVDDSLQDILRLLTLWFNHGATAEVQMALQVGFAHVNINTWLAVLPQIIARIHSNNHAVRELIQSLLVRIGQSHPQALMYPLLVACKSISNLRKAAAQEVVDKVRQHSGVLVDQAQLVSKELIRVAILWHELWHEGLEEASRLYFGEHNIEGMLKVLEPLHEMLEEGAMRDNTTIKERAFIEAYHHDLSQAYECCMKYKRTGKDAELTQAWDLYYHVFRRIDKQLQSLTTLDLQSVSPELVECRDLELAVPGTYRAESPVVTIASFAHQLDVITSKQRPRKLTIHGSDGEDYAFLLKGHEDLRQDERVMQLFGLVNTLLENSRKTAEKDLSIQRYEVIPLSPNSGLIGWVPNCDTLHQLIREYRDARRITLNQEHKFMLSFAPDYDHLPLISKVEVFEYALQNTEGNDLAKVLWLKSRTSEVWLERRTNYTRSLAVMSMVGYLLGLGDRHPSNLMLRRSSGKILHIDFGDCFEASMNREKFPEKVPFRLTRMLVKAMEVGGIEGNFRLTCENVMQVLRSNKDSVMAMMEAFVHDPLINWRLFNFNEVPQMSIFASTHGTAVTNTEETAPSKELAQPQRGARERELLQAVNQLGDANEVLNERAVVVMARMSNKLTGRDFLSCSSIPTASSNIQHSIDHSTLISGDNREVEHGLSVKLQVQKLIIQATSHENLCQNYVGWCPFW; this is encoded by the exons ATGGCGGTGACTTTACAGAGCCTTCGCTTTTGTGGACTGGCCGCATCTGGTCCCGCCGGCGGAAGCTTCGAAGCGCTAAACCGTATACTCGCTGACCTCTGTACCCGTGGCAACCCTAAG GAAGGAACTTCATTAGCATTGAAGAAGCATGTGGAAGAAGAAGCTCGTGACCTTAGCGGGGAAGCGTTTTCTCGTTTCATGGACCAGTTATATGATCGAATTTCGAGCCTGTTGGAAAGTAACGATGTTGCACAGAACATGGGAGCTTTAAGAGCTATTGATGAGTTGATAGATGTCGCACTTGGGGAGAATGCCTCCAAGGTTTCCAGGTTTTCTAATTATATGCGGACTGTTTTTGAGACTAAGCGTGATCCTGAAATACTAGTCCTTTCTAGTAAAGTTCTTGGCCATCTTGCGAGAGCTGGTGGGGCGATGACTGCGGATGAAGTGGAATTTCAG GTCAAAACTGCCCTGCAGTGGCTTCGTGGGGATAGAATAGAGTATCGCCGTTTTGCTGCTGTCTTAATTTTGAAG GAAATGGCAGAAAATGCTTCCACTGTATTCAATGTTCATGTACCTGAATTTGTTGATGCTATTTGGGTTGCATTGAGGGATCCGACGTTGGCTGTTCGTGAGCGTGCTGTGGAGGCATTGCGAGCGTGCCTTCGCGTTATTGAAAAACGTGAGACACGTTGGCGTGTGCAGTG GTACTATCGAATGTTCGAGGCTACGCAAGATGGATTGGGAAAAAATGCTCCTATTCACAGTATACATGGTTCTTTGCTTGCTGTTGGAGAGCTTTTGAG GAACACTGGTGAGTTCATGATGTCAAGGTACAGAGAAGTAGCTGAAATTGTGCTTAGATACCTAGAGCATCGAGATCGCCTTGTTCGCCTTAGCATAACTTCTTTGCTACCTCGCATTGCACATTTCCTGCGTGACAGATTTGTCACAAACTACTTGACG ATATGCATGAATCATATCCTTACAGTCTTAAGAATACCAGCTGAACGTGCCAGTGGGTTTATTGCCCTTGGGGAGATGGCTGGTGCTTTGGATGGAGAGCTGGTCCACTATTTGCCGACAATTACTTCTCACTTACGTGATGCA ATTGCTCCACGAAGAGGTAGACCCTCTCTTGAAGCTTTGGCTTGTGTTGGAAACATTGCGAAAGCCATGGGACCGGCAATGGAGTCCCATGTTCGTGGTCTCCTTGATATTATGTTTTCTGCTGGTCTTTCTCCTACACTTGTTGAAGCTCTTGAGCAAATTACAGTCAG TATTCCGTCTTTGCTTCCCACTATTCAAGATCGGCTTCTTGATTGCATTTCCTTGGTTCTTTCGAAGTCCCATTATTTTCAGGCAAGGCCAGCTGTGGCTCGAGGCACTGCCACAAATATTCCCCAGCCAGTGGCTGAGCTTAGTGGTTCGGCCCATGTTCAGCTTGCTTTGCAGACTCTTGCTCGTTTTAATTTCAAG GGACATGAACTTCTTGAGTTTGCGAGAGGATCGGTTGTTCGTTATCTTGATGACGAGGATGGAGCCACACGAAAAGATGCTGCTTTATGTTGTTGCAAATTAGTTGCAAATTCCTTTTCTGATATCACATCCTCACAATTTGGTTCTGGTCGGTCTAGCCGAGCTGGAGGGAAGCGAAGGCGTCTTATTGAGGAG CTTGTGGAGAAGCTTCTCATTGCAGCTGTTGCAGATGCTGATGTTACTGTTCGCCATTCAATATTTTCCTCTCTCCATGGAAATAGAGGTTTTGATGATTTTTTAGCACAGGCTGATAGCCTGAGTGCGGTTTTTGCTGCTTTAAATGATGAG GATTTTGATGTGCGAGAATATGCAATATCAGTGGCTGGGAGATTGTCAGAGAAAAATCCGGCATATGTTCTTCCAGCACTTCGTCGTCATCTCATACAATTATTGACATACTTAGGGCAAAG TGCAGACAACAAATGCAGAGAAGAGAGTGCCAAGTTGCTCGGTTGTTTAATACGCAACTGTGAACGACTAATACTCCCATATATCGCCCCAGTGCACAAG GCTCTTGTGGCGCGACTACTTGAGGGCACTGGAGTTAATGCCAATAATGGTTTTATCAGTGGAGTTCTTGTGACTGTGGGAGATCTTGCTAGAGTG GGTGGTTTTGCAATGAGAGAATATATCTCCGAACTTATGCCTTTAATTGTTGAGGCATTATTGGATGGGGCAGCTGTCACAAAACGTGAAGTAGCTGTTGCTACTCTTGGTCAAGTTGTACAGAGTACCGG GTATGTCATAGCTCCATATAACGAATACCCTCAATTGCTTGGCTTACTTCTGAAATTGTTGAATGGTGAGTTAGTGTGGTCTACCAGACGAGAAGTACTGAAG GTTCTTGGTATCATGGGTGCTTTGGATCCCCATGCGCATAAAAGGAATCAGCAAAGCCTATCTGGGTCACATGGAGATGTTACCCATGCTGCCAGTGATTCAGGTCAACATATTCCATCATCAATGGATGAACTACCTATGGACCTTTGGCCATCATTTGCTACATCTGAAGATTACTACTCCACT GTTGCTATCAATTCTCTCATGCGAATTCTTAGGGATCCTTCTCTTGCCAGTTACCACCAAAAGGTGGTTGGATCTCTCATGTTTATTTTCAAG TCAATGGTTCTGGGTTGTGTTCCATACTTGCCAAAG GTTTTGCATGATCTCTTTCAGATTGTTCGTACATGTGATGATCATCTGAAGGATTTTATAACATGGAAGTTGGGCACTCTTGTGTCCATTGTGCGTCAG caTATTCGTAAATATTTACCGGAGCTGCTATCTTTAATTTCCGAACTATGGTCATTATTCAGCTTGCCAGCCAGTACTCGCCCTTCACGTGGTTTTCCG GTACTGCACCTAGTTGAGCAGCTTTGCTTAGCTCTCAATGATGAATTTCGGAAGTATCTTCCTGCTATTCTTCCTTGTTGCATTCAAGTTTTGAGCGATGCAGAACGTTGCAATGACTACACCTATGTTCTTGACATTCTCCATACCCTGGAAGTGTTTGGTG GGACATTGGATGAACATATGCATCTACTTCTTCCTGCCCTTATTCGACTGTTTAAAGTGGATGGTTCTGTGGAGATAAGACGTGCTGCTATCAGAACTTTGACAAGGTTGATCCCCTGTGTTCAG GTTACAGGTCACATATCTTCTCTAGTGCATCACTTGAAGATAGTTTTAGATGG GAAAAATGATGAGCTCCGAAAAGATGCTGTTGATGCACTTTGCTGTCTGGCCCATGCCCTTGGAGAAGACTTCACTATTTTTATCCCATCTATACACAAACTTTTGTTGAGACACCGCTTGCAG CATAAAGAATTTGAGGAAATTGAAGGTCGTTTAAGGCGACGTGAACCATTAATTGTGGGGAGCACAGCAGCACAAAGATTAAGTCGACGACCTCCAGTGGAGGTTGTTAGTGACCCACTAAATGATATGGAAAATGATCCTTATGAAGAAGGGAACGATGTGCAAAAACATCCTAGAGGTCACCAG GTCAATGATGGGAGGTTACGCACTGCTGGGGAGGCTTCTCAGCGTAGTACCAAAGAAGATTGGGCAGAATGGATGAGGCATTTTAGCATTGAACTCTTAAAAGAATCTCCTTCTCCAGCACTACGAACCTGTGCTCGGCTTGCCCAATTACAG CCTTTTGTTGGGCGTGAGTTGTTTGCTGCTGGTTTTGTTAGTTGCTGGTCTCAACTTAATGAGTCTAGTCAGAGGCAGTTGGTTCGAAGCTTGGAGATGGCATTTTCTTCTCCTAATATCCCTCCTGAAATTTTGGCTACTCTTCTCAACTTG GCTGAATTCATGGAACGTGATGAAAGACCTCTCCCTATAGATATTCGACTTCTTGCTGCACTTGCTGAAAAG TGTCGAGCATTTGCTAAGGCACTACATTACAAAGAAATGGAATTCGAAGGTGCCCGCTCAAAGAAGATGGATGCTAATCCTGTTGCTGTAGTTGAAGCTCTCATACACATAAATAACCAGTTACACCAGCATGAG GCTGCTGTGGGGATATTGACTAATGCTCAACAATATTTGGATGTTCAGTTGAAGGAATCATG GTATGAGAAATTGCAGAGATGGGATGACGCTCTTAAGGCATACACTGCCAAAGCCACTCAAGCATCAAGCCCTCACCTCGTACTAGAAGCTACCCTAG GACGGATGCGATGCCTTGCTGCATTGGCTCGATGGGAAGAGCTCAACAACTTGTGCAAAGAGTACTGGACTCCAGCAGAGCCCTCAGCTCGACTGGAAATGGCACCAATG GCTGCAAATGCTGCTTGGAATATGGGTGAATGGGATCAAATGGCTGAGTATGTATCTCGATTAGATGATGGTGATGAAACCAAACTTCGGGCTTTAGGGAACACTGCTGCTACTGGTGATGGAAGCAGTAATGGTACATTCTTCAGAGCTGTTCTGTTAGTTCGGAGGGGAAAG TATGATGAGGCACGTGAGTATGTTGAGAGAGCTAGAAAGTGCCTAGCAACAGAACTTGCTGCTTTG GTTTTGGAAAGCTATGAGCGTGCTTACAGCAATATGGTCCGTGTTCAGCAGCTTTCAGAACTAGAGGAG GTCATTGATTATTGCACTCTACCTATGGGAAATCCTGTTGCCGAAGGGCGGCGTGCCTTGATTCGAAATATGTGGACTGAGCGGATACAGGGAGCAAAACGAAATGTTGAG GTCTGGCAAGTGCTTTTGGCTGTTAGAGCACTTGTTTTACCTCCAACAGAAGACATTGAAACCTGGCTCAAGTTTGCTTCTCTCTGTCGGCAGAATGGAAGGATTAGTCAGGCTAGGTCTACCTTAATTAAGCTCTTACAG TATGATCCAGAAACTGCTCCTGAAAATGTAAGATATCATGGCCCTCCTCAAGTAATGCTggcttacttaaaatatcaatggTCACTTGGAGATGATCTTAAACGAAAGGAAGCATTTTCCAGGCTGCAG AATTTGGCTAGAGAGCTTTCAATCTCTCCAAATATTCAATCCATTCCATCAACTGCTTCAATGAATGGTACAAGTGCAAATGTTCCACTTCTGGCCCGTGTGTATCTTAAACTTGGAGCTTGGCAATGGACACTCTCATCACCTGGATTGGATGACGATTCTATACAAG AGATCCTTTCAGCATTTAGGAATGCCACTCAGTTTGCGCCGAAATGGGCAAAAGCATGGCACGCATGGGCATTGTTCAATACAGCTGTCATGTCTCATTACGCCAGAGGCCTTCAAACCATCGCCTCTCAGTTTGTTGTTTCAGCTGTCAATGGATATTTCCATTCGATAGCATGTGCAGCAAATGCAAAAGGTGTTGATGACAGCCTACAG GATATACTTCGCCTTCTTACCTTGTGGTTTAACCATGGAGCTACTGCAGAAGTTCAAATGGCCCTACAAGTAGGATTTGCCCATGTTAATATCAACACATGGTTGGCTGTTTTACCTCAAATAATCGCCAGAAtacattcaaataaccatgctgtGAGAGAACTTATACAATCACTTTTGGTGCGAATTGGACAAAGTCATCCCCAG GCTCTTATGTACCCTCTACTTGTTGCTTGTAAATCCATAAGCAATTTGCGCAAAGCAGCAGCTCAAGAAGTGGTTGACAAAGTGCGTCAGCATAGTGGTGTACTTGTGGATCAG GCACAATTGGTTTCAAAGGAACTAATCAGGGTTGCAATACTTTGGCATGAGTTATGGCATGAGGGGCTAGAAGAAGCTAGTCGCCTATACTTTGGTGAACATAACATTGAAGGGATGCTGAAAGTCTTAGAGCCATTACACGAGATGCTTGAGGAAGGGGCAATGAGGGACAATACTACTATAAAGGAGAGAGCATTCATAGAG GCATACCATCATGATTTGTCTCAGGCCTATGAGTGTTGCATGAAATATAAGAGAACCGGAAAAGATGCTGAGCTTACTCAG GCATGGGATCTCTATTATCATGTTTTCAGGAGAATAGACAAGCAACTTCAAAGTCTTACTACCCTGGACCTGCAG TCTGTTTCTCCTGAGTTGGTAGAATGCCGTGATTTGGAGCTTGCTGTACCTGGGACATACCGTGCAG aatCGCCAGTGGTAACCATTGCATCATTTGCACATCAACTTGACGTCATAACCTCAAAACAGCGCCCTCGGAAATTGACTATTCATGGGAGTGATGGTGAAGATTATGCCTTCTTACTAAAAGGGCACGAAGATCTTCGCCAAGATGAGCGTGTCATGCAG CTATTTGGCTTAGTGAACACTCTCTTGGAAAACTCCAGAAAAACTGCTGAGAAGGATCTGTCTATTCAGCGATATGAAGTCATACCCCTATCTCCAAACAGTGGGTTGATTGGATGGGTCCCTAATTGTGACACCTTACACCAGCTCATAAGGGAGTATAGAGATGCTAGAAGG ATCACCCTAAATCAGGAGCACAAATTTATGCTAAGTTTTGCACCGGATTATGACCATTTACCACTCATTTCTAAAGTAGAAGTATTTGAGTATGCTCTACAAAATACTGAAGGAAACGATCTGGCGAAA GTTCTTTGGTTAAAAAGTCGTACTTCTGAGGTGTGGCTAGAGAGGAGGACAAATTATACTCGAAGTTTAGCAGTAATGAGCATG GTTGGTTACCTCCTCGGCTTAGGTGATCGTCACCCAAGTAATCTCATGCTACGGCGCTCTAG TGGAAAGATCTTGCACATAGATTTTGGAGACTGTTTTGAAGCCTCTATGAACCGGGAAAAGTTCCCTGAAAAG GTTCCTTTTCGTTTGACTAGAATGCTTGTGAAAGCCATGGAAGTCGGTGGTATCGAGGGCAATTTCCGCTTGACATGTGAAAATGTGATGCAGGTTCTCCGGTCAAATAAGGATAGTGTTATGGCTATGATGGAG GCATTCGTTCATGATCCTCTCATTAATTGGCGTCTTTTCAATTTCAACGAAGTTCCGCAAATGTCAATTTTTGCGAGTACACATGGCACTGCTGTCACAAACACGGAAGAAACTGCTCCAAGTAAAGAGCTTGCTCAACCTCAGCGAGGGGCTCGGGAACGGGAACTTCTTCAG GCTGTTAATCAACTTGGTGATGCTAATGAGGTTTTGAACGAGCGAGCTGTGGTGGTTATGGCTCGTATGAGTAACAAACTTACTGGACGCGACTTTTTGTCTTGCTCCTCAATACCGACAGCCTCTTCTAATATCCAACATTCAATAGACCACAGCACCTTAATTTCGGGAGATAATCGAGAAGTGGAACATGGTTTATCTGTTAAACTGCAAGTTCAAAAGCTAATAATCCAAGCTACTTCCCATGAAAATTTATGCCAGAACTATGTTGG GTGGTGTCCCTTTTGGTGA